The Daucus carota subsp. sativus chromosome 2, DH1 v3.0, whole genome shotgun sequence genome includes a window with the following:
- the LOC135150453 gene encoding uncharacterized protein LOC135150453: MCISTSTNYREALTSGGYKSGLGWLEQWAGSQELVKTCRNCLKSPDIFQKLLRISRSVHIFDSDGGDGGGDGGGEGGDGGRMIVAERNNGGGDGGDGYGGGGQHRGGDGYGGGDDGGGGSGGCRRGLVKMEVGLVKWRWR, encoded by the exons ATGTGTATATCAACTTCTACAAATTACAGAGAAGCATTAACGAGCGGTGGTTATAAAAGTGGGTTGGGCTGGTTAGAACAGTGGGCTGGATCacag gaattagtgaaaacttgcagaaactgcCTAAAATCTCCAGATATATTCCAGAAACTGctcagaatctccagatctgttcacattttcgattcagatggtggtgacggtggtggagatggtggaggtgaaggtggagatgggggaaggatgattgtagcggag agaaataatggaggtggagatggaggtgatggttatggagggggcgggcaGCATAGAGGTGGTGATGGTTATGgaggaggcgacgacggaggtggtggtagtggCGGATGTAGACgtgggttggtgaagatggaggtggggttggtgaagtggaggtggagatga